From the genome of Thermoflexus hugenholtzii, one region includes:
- the murA gene encoding UDP-N-acetylglucosamine 1-carboxyvinyltransferase: MTREACFVIEGGRRLRGEVRPGGNKNAALPLIAAALLAEEPVVLRNVPRIRDVRTMVQLLSELGATIEELDPHTLRIDTRDVRPRPLNPELCRDIRASILLAGPLLARFGDVEMPPPGGDVIGRRRLDTHFLAFEALGARYEVNRIFRLRAPGRLRGQDILLDEASVTATENAVMAAALARGTTVLRNAASEPHVQALCHFLNRLGARIEGIGSNTLVIHGVDRLGGGEWEIESDHIEVGSFIGLAALIGDGVWIRRAVPQHLRMVQLVYRRLGVHFEVHGEDIYVPPEQPLRVIPDIGGHIPKIEDAPWPGFPADLMSIAIVVATQAVGPVLFHEKMFESRLYFVDKLIAMGARIVLCDPHRCLVHGPSPLHGERLESPDIRAGMALVIAALCAEGTSVIRNIVQIDRGYECLDEKLRALGAAIERVER, from the coding sequence ATGACCCGAGAGGCCTGTTTCGTGATCGAGGGAGGGCGGCGGCTCCGGGGGGAGGTGCGCCCCGGGGGCAACAAGAACGCTGCCCTCCCCCTGATCGCGGCCGCTCTGCTCGCCGAGGAGCCAGTGGTGCTGCGCAACGTGCCCCGCATCCGCGACGTCCGCACCATGGTGCAGCTCCTCAGCGAGCTGGGGGCGACGATCGAGGAGCTGGACCCGCACACCCTGCGCATCGACACCCGGGATGTGCGGCCCCGGCCGCTGAACCCGGAGCTCTGCCGGGATATCCGGGCGAGCATCCTGCTGGCCGGGCCGCTGCTGGCCCGCTTCGGTGATGTGGAGATGCCGCCCCCCGGAGGCGACGTGATCGGCCGGCGCCGCCTGGACACCCACTTTCTGGCTTTCGAGGCCCTGGGGGCGCGCTATGAGGTGAACCGGATCTTCCGGCTCCGGGCCCCCGGCCGGCTCCGGGGCCAGGACATCCTCCTGGACGAGGCCAGCGTGACCGCCACAGAGAACGCGGTCATGGCCGCGGCCCTCGCCCGGGGCACCACCGTCCTGCGCAACGCCGCCTCCGAGCCCCACGTCCAGGCCCTCTGCCATTTCCTCAACCGCCTCGGCGCCCGCATCGAGGGCATCGGCTCCAACACCCTGGTGATCCACGGGGTGGATCGCCTGGGAGGCGGAGAGTGGGAGATCGAGTCGGATCACATCGAGGTGGGCTCGTTCATCGGGCTGGCCGCCCTCATCGGCGATGGGGTCTGGATCCGTCGCGCGGTCCCCCAGCACCTCCGGATGGTGCAGCTGGTCTACCGGCGCCTGGGGGTGCACTTCGAGGTGCATGGGGAAGACATCTACGTGCCGCCGGAGCAGCCCCTCCGGGTGATCCCGGACATCGGGGGCCATATCCCCAAGATCGAGGACGCGCCCTGGCCCGGCTTCCCGGCGGATCTGATGAGCATCGCCATCGTGGTGGCCACCCAGGCCGTGGGGCCGGTGCTCTTCCACGAGAAGATGTTCGAAAGCCGCCTCTATTTCGTGGATAAGCTCATCGCCATGGGGGCGCGCATCGTCCTCTGCGACCCTCACCGTTGTCTGGTCCACGGCCCTTCCCCTCTGCATGGGGAGCGGCTGGAGAGCCCGGACATCCGGGCCGGGATGGCCCTGGTGATCGCCGCCCTCTGCGCCGAGGGCACCAGCGTCATCCGCAACATCGTGCAGATCGATCGGGGCTACGAGTGCCTGGACGAGAAGTTGCGAGCCCTGGGCGCCGCCATCGAACGGGTGGAGCGATGA
- a CDS encoding S-adenosyl-l-methionine hydroxide adenosyltransferase family protein, which produces MRVITLTTDFGDEDGYVGTMKGVILSIAPDVRLVDLSHHIPPQDIRRAAFVVAEAAPYFPPGTIHVAVVDPGVGSGRRALIVETERALFVGPDNGLFSFILDNHPEARCYAIEEPAYRLPQVSYTFHGRDIFAPAAAHLARGVPPAAFGPPVTDPVRLPPPRLDLEEERIVGEILHADRFGNLVTSIGRLQWQGAALVLQPAFGPLARRFPVLFRAGEARVEVGNRVLSGILHTFAEAKPGELIAYPGSSGFLEIGLVNGCAAAALEARRGDPVVVRVRLLALE; this is translated from the coding sequence ATGCGGGTGATCACCCTGACGACGGACTTCGGGGATGAGGACGGCTATGTGGGGACGATGAAGGGGGTGATCCTCTCCATCGCCCCCGATGTGCGGCTGGTGGACCTCAGCCACCACATCCCGCCTCAGGACATCCGGCGGGCGGCCTTCGTGGTGGCGGAGGCCGCGCCCTACTTCCCCCCCGGGACCATCCACGTGGCGGTGGTGGATCCCGGGGTGGGCAGCGGGCGCCGCGCGTTGATCGTGGAGACGGAGCGGGCCCTCTTCGTGGGGCCGGACAACGGGCTCTTCAGCTTCATCCTGGACAACCATCCGGAGGCCCGTTGCTATGCCATTGAGGAGCCCGCCTATCGCCTGCCCCAGGTCAGCTACACCTTCCACGGCCGGGACATCTTCGCCCCGGCCGCCGCCCACCTCGCCCGCGGGGTCCCTCCCGCTGCCTTCGGCCCGCCGGTGACGGATCCGGTCCGCCTCCCTCCGCCCCGCCTGGATCTGGAGGAGGAGCGGATCGTCGGGGAGATCCTGCACGCGGACCGGTTCGGGAACCTGGTGACCAGCATCGGCCGGCTGCAGTGGCAGGGAGCCGCCCTGGTTTTGCAACCGGCCTTCGGTCCCCTGGCCCGCCGCTTCCCGGTCCTCTTCCGGGCGGGGGAGGCGCGGGTGGAGGTAGGGAATCGCGTGCTCTCCGGCATCCTCCACACCTTCGCCGAGGCCAAACCCGGGGAGCTGATCGCCTATCCGGGCAGCTCCGGCTTCTTAGAGATCGGCCTGGTGAACGGGTGCGCCGCGGCCGCCCTGGAGGCCCGGCGCGGCGATCCGGTGGTGGTTCGGGTGCGCCTGCTGGCGCTGGAATAG
- a CDS encoding nitrous oxide reductase accessory protein NosL gives MRRMVAIALMLAGLVACARPSGPRPPDIAYGKDPCANCGMLINDPRFAAAYVTRNGQARLFDDIGCMIDYYRDHPEDVAAFYVRDFEGGGWIEADRAVLVLAPDVPTPMGYGLLAFAMRDRAEAFARDHGGQVMDWATARQTVRSPHRHGP, from the coding sequence CGCGCTGATGCTGGCGGGGCTGGTGGCCTGCGCGCGGCCCAGCGGGCCCAGGCCGCCGGATATCGCTTATGGGAAGGATCCCTGCGCCAACTGTGGGATGCTCATCAACGATCCCCGCTTCGCCGCGGCCTACGTGACCCGGAACGGCCAGGCCCGCCTCTTCGATGACATCGGGTGCATGATCGATTACTACCGAGACCATCCGGAGGATGTAGCGGCCTTCTATGTGCGTGACTTCGAGGGTGGGGGATGGATCGAGGCGGACCGCGCCGTCCTGGTCCTTGCGCCCGATGTGCCGACCCCCATGGGCTACGGCCTGCTCGCCTTCGCCATGCGGGACCGGGCTGAGGCCTTCGCCCGGGACCACGGCGGGCAGGTGATGGACTGGGCAACCGCCCGGCAGACCGTTCGATCCCCCCATCGCCACGGGCCGTAG